DNA from Brevibacterium sp. 'Marine':
GACCTTGAGCCCGATGAGGTCATCGAGGTACCAGGCATCGGCTTCGTCCTCGACGTCGTCCGCCTCGGCGAGGATGAGGGTGTTGCGGATCTCCTCGGCACGATTGCGATCGGGGACCTCGTCGAAGGCCAAGAGCAGGCGGTCGCGGTGCCACCTAGCCGACTTCAGCGTCAGCACTCCGATATCGGGATCGGTGGCGAAGGTCTCACCGGGGTTGAGCCGTTCCTCGGGTCGGTCGGTGCGCACCTCGACGGTGAATTCGCCTTTGATTCCGTGCGGCTTGCCCAGCCGGGCGATCACCGTGTCCATACTGCTCCTCGAAGTGTGCTGTCACTGTCTGTCCGGCCGATCATGCGCCCGGATGACTTCTCTTGCGGTCAGCCGGCGGACCGCCGTGTTCTGGCACCAGTGTAGTCGGCGACCGGCGGATGAATGCACGAGAGGGGATGCAGCGCATCGGCACTGCATCCCCTCTCGGATGTCGGAATTACGCCTCGATGAGGTCCACTCGCACCGACTCACGGCCGGCCAGCGAGTTCATCACGGTGCGCAGGGCCTTGGCGGTCCTGCCTGCACGGCCGATGACCCGGCCGAGGTCTTCGGGGTGAACCCGGACCTCGAGGGTCGTACCGCGCTGCGACGAACGCGAACGAACGGAGACGTCGTCGGGATGATCGACGATTCCGCGGACCAGATGCTCGAGCGAATCAGGCAACATCTCAGGCTTCAGCGCTTTCTTCAGCGGCCTCAGCTGTTTCCTCGGCCGGAGCCTCGGCAACGTCAGCGGACTTGCCGCCCTTCTGCGTGATGGCTTCCTTGATCACCGATTCGGCGTTGGGGGCCACGTAGGCTTCCTTCTCCGGCTGCGGTTTGACGGTGTTGACCGCTTCACCCTCGCCCTTGAACTTCTGCCAGTCACCGGTGAGCTTGAGCAGAGCCTTGACCTGGTCGCTCGGCTGTGCGCCGACCGACAGCCAGTACTGTGCGCGCTCGGAATCGATCTCGATGACCGAAGGCTCACGGGTCGGGTGGTAGATGCCGATCTGCTCGATGGCCTTACCGTCACGACGAGTCTTCGAATCAGCGACGACGACGCGGTAGAAGGGTGCACGGATCTTGCCCATGCGGGTCAGACGAATTTTGACTGCCACTTTAGTGGTGTCTCCTTTTGTGTTCTGTGTGCACAGCTGTACCAGAAGAATCGTGGGGTTGATCTGCTGGAAGCCGCGGCTCGGACTATCACTTCGGCGCGGATGAGAGGGCCCGGACCGAGAGCAAAAGTACAAGAGTCAATTGTGCCAGAAGCCTCTACTTCTTGCCACCTGGGAAGATTCCCCCGAAGCCCTTGGGCAGGTTCGCCGGGTCGAATTCCTCATCGGCGCCGAGGTCGACTCCGCCGAAGGCCGAACCGACCGGGTCCTGGGTCTTGCCCGCCTTCTTATCGGCCAGCGCCTGCGCCTCCTGCGCACGCTTGGCCGGGTTGCCCGACTGACCGCCCTTGCGGCCCTTCTTCTTCCCTGCGGGCTTCTTCTTCTTTCCACCCGCGGCACCAGGCATTCCGCCCATTCCGGGCATCTGCGGCATACCGCCGCCACCGGGCATTCCGGGCATTCCGCCGCCGCCACGGGTCATCGACCGCATCATCTTCTGCGCCTGAGTGAAGCGCTCCATGAGCTGGTTGACCGCGGTGACCGTGGTGCCGGCGCCCTTGGCGATGCGGGCACGACGGGAGCCGTTGAGGATCTTCGGGTTGGAGCGCTCCTGCGGTGTCATCGATCTCACAATCGCTTCGACCCGGTCGACCTCACGCTCGTCGAAGTTCGCCAGCTGATCCTTGTACTGGCTCATGCCGGGCATCATGCCCAGCATCTTCTTCATCGAGCCCATCTTCTTCAGGCCCGCCATCTGCGTGAGGAAGTCGTTGAGGTCGAAGTCCTCGCCGGATTCGACCTTCTTCTTGAGCTTCTCGGTCTCTTTTTCGTCGAAGTTCTTCTCGGCCTGCTCGATGAGCGTCATGATGTCGCCCATATCGAGGATCCGGTCGGCCATCCGGTCCGGATGGAACTGTTCGAAGTCCTTCATCGATTCGCCGGTCGAGGCGAACATGATCGGCTTCCCGGTCACCTCGGCGACGGACAGCGCGGCACCACCGCGGGAGTCACCGTCGAGCTTCGAGAGCACGACGCCGGTGAAGTCGACGCCGTCGAGGAACGCCTCGGCGGTCTTCACCGCGTCCTGACCGATCATCGCGTCGATGACGAAGAGGACCTCGTCGGGGTTGACCGCGCTGCGGATGTCCGCGGCCTGGGCCATGAGCTCCTCGTCGATGCCGAGGCGGCCGGCCGTATCGACGATGACGACGTCGTGGAGTTTGGACTTCGCGACCTCGATCGAGTCGGTGGCGACCTGGATCGGATCGCCCACGCCGTTGCCCGGCTCCGGGGCATAGACCACGGCACCGGCACGTTCGCCGACGATCTGGAGCTGGTTGACGGCGTTGGGCCGCTGCAGGTCGGCGGCGACGAGCATGGGACGGTGGCCCTCGGACTTCAGCCAGTGGGCGAGCTTTCCGGCCAGGGTGGTCTTACCGGCACCCTGGAGGCCGGCGAGCATGATGACCGTCGGCGGACGCTTGGCGAAGTTGAGGCGACGGGTCTGCCCGCCGAGGATGCCGACGAGTTCGTCGTTGACGATCTTGACGACCTGTTGGCCGGGGTTGAGCGCGGCCGAGACCTCCTCGGACAGGGCGCGTTCGCGGATCCGGCCGGTGAAGGCACGCACGACAGGCAGGGCGACGTCGGCGTCGAGCAGGGCACGTCTGATCTCACGGATGGTGGCATCGACGTCGGCTTCGGACAGCCGGCCCTTCCCGCGCAGATTCTTGAAAGTCGCGGTGAGCCTGTCGGACAGAGAGTTAAACACGTACAAGCCTTCTTCACGATGGTTTGGTCGACTCTCTAGACTAGCAAGTCACCCGGGTCCGGCTGAAACCGCGGCCGCTGACAATTCCCCGAACCGGCCCCGCTTGCGGCCATCCCTCACCGTTCCCGCTGAATCGCCCCATTGCATCGGGGTGTTGTGGTGCCAACGGTGACAGATGCCGCAGCACCTGTAGGAGGTGCCACTACCGGTGACAGATGCCGACCCCGAGGCGGCCCTGCCGTCCGCGGGCGTGTGGACGGCCGAATGCCTCGGCTCAGGCGGTCTGCTTCCACCTGTGCCGAGGCATTCGCTGAGCACGACTTCGCACTCTCCCCCGCCGAGGCGGCCGGCGAGACCGACCGGCCCCCTGACGGGCGTCTGGGGTGTTCAGCGGAACGAATAGGCCTGTTCGGCATGTTCGAAGGCGTCGATTCCCTCGAGTTCCTCGCGGGGGTCGATCCGCAGACCCATCGTCGATCGCAGGACCAGCGAGATGGCCAGGGTGACGACTCCGGCGAAGACGACCGCGACAAGGCAGGCGAGCACCTGTGCGATGAGGAGTTCGAGACCGCCGCCGTAGAAGAGGCCGGCCGGCCCGTCCTCGTGTGGGAAGGCGAAGAAGCCGATCATCACGGTGCCGATGACTCCGGCGACGAGGTGGACGGCCACGACGTCGAGTGCATCGTCGTAGCGCAGACGGTTCTTCGCTTCGACGGCGAAGATCGCTCCCGCGCCGGCGGCGACGCCGATGAGGACGGCCGCGTAGGGGTCGACATTCGCACATGCCGGGGTGATCGCGACGAGTCCGGCGATGGCACCGGAGACGCTGCCGATGCTCGAGGGCCGCGAGGCCCGCATCCGTTCGATCATGATCCAGGTGATCATGCCGGCGGCCGGTGCGGCCAGCGTGTTGATCCAGATCAGGCCGCCCTGTTCGATCGTCGAGGCGGCACCGCCGTTGAAGCCGAACCAGCCGAACCACAGCAGGGCGGCTCCGAGCACGGTGATCGGGATGTTGTGCGGCTTGTGCGGGGTCGAGAACCGGGCCCGGCGGCCCATCACCACGACCAGGACCAGCGCGGAGATGCCGGCGTTGATGTGCACGACCGTGCCTCCGGCGAAGTCGATGGCGGGGCCGAACAGGCTGCCGATGGCACCGGATTCGGTGAGCAGTCCGTCGCCCCAGACCATGAAGGCCAGCGGGCAGTACACCAGGGTCACCCACGCGGCGGAGAAGACCAGCCAGGTCGAGAATTTCGCGCGGTCGGCGACGGCTCCGGCGATGAGGGCGATGGCGATCATCGCGAAGGTCGAACCGTAGCCGATCGAGATGAGCGATTCGGGCTCATTGGCCACGGCATCGGCCAGACCCAGTTGGGACAGCGGATCGCCGACGATCCCGGCGATGGAGTCCCCGGAGCTGAGCCCGTATCCGAAGAGGACCCAGACGAGGCCGCCGACGGCCATCGCGGAGAAGACCATCATCATCATGTTGATGGCGGAGGTGATTCGCGTCATTCCTCCGTAGAAGAAGGCCACACCGGGGGTCATGAGCAGAACCAGACCCGCGGCGACCATCATCCATACATTCACTGCATCGAGTTCCATGTCGTCTCTTATCTGTCTATGCCGGTTCCGGGTCGAACCGGGCAGACACAGTCTCCATGACGGATGTCACAGAGGTGAGTCGTTCATGTTTCCGATATGTGACAAGCCGGGTCTCACCCAGCAGATACAAGGGTGAGACCCGGCCGAGAAATGACGACGGAATCAGTCGAGCAGCGCGTCGACGAATCCT
Protein-coding regions in this window:
- a CDS encoding ammonium transporter, translated to MELDAVNVWMMVAAGLVLLMTPGVAFFYGGMTRITSAINMMMMVFSAMAVGGLVWVLFGYGLSSGDSIAGIVGDPLSQLGLADAVANEPESLISIGYGSTFAMIAIALIAGAVADRAKFSTWLVFSAAWVTLVYCPLAFMVWGDGLLTESGAIGSLFGPAIDFAGGTVVHINAGISALVLVVVMGRRARFSTPHKPHNIPITVLGAALLWFGWFGFNGGAASTIEQGGLIWINTLAAPAAGMITWIMIERMRASRPSSIGSVSGAIAGLVAITPACANVDPYAAVLIGVAAGAGAIFAVEAKNRLRYDDALDVVAVHLVAGVIGTVMIGFFAFPHEDGPAGLFYGGGLELLIAQVLACLVAVVFAGVVTLAISLVLRSTMGLRIDPREELEGIDAFEHAEQAYSFR
- the rimM gene encoding ribosome maturation factor RimM (Essential for efficient processing of 16S rRNA) translates to MDTVIARLGKPHGIKGEFTVEVRTDRPEERLNPGETFATDPDIGVLTLKSARWHRDRLLLAFDEVPDRNRAEEIRNTLILAEADDVEDEADAWYLDDLIGLKVYENDALVGEIVDVTNGTAQDLLHMKHADGHVVLIPFVTEIVPDVDIDSGRISVTPPAGLFDAE
- the rpsP gene encoding 30S ribosomal protein S16, with amino-acid sequence MAVKIRLTRMGKIRAPFYRVVVADSKTRRDGKAIEQIGIYHPTREPSVIEIDSERAQYWLSVGAQPSDQVKALLKLTGDWQKFKGEGEAVNTVKPQPEKEAYVAPNAESVIKEAITQKGGKSADVAEAPAEETAEAAEESAEA
- a CDS encoding RNA-binding protein; the protein is MLPDSLEHLVRGIVDHPDDVSVRSRSSQRGTTLEVRVHPEDLGRVIGRAGRTAKALRTVMNSLAGRESVRVDLIEA
- the ffh gene encoding signal recognition particle protein translates to MFNSLSDRLTATFKNLRGKGRLSEADVDATIREIRRALLDADVALPVVRAFTGRIRERALSEEVSAALNPGQQVVKIVNDELVGILGGQTRRLNFAKRPPTVIMLAGLQGAGKTTLAGKLAHWLKSEGHRPMLVAADLQRPNAVNQLQIVGERAGAVVYAPEPGNGVGDPIQVATDSIEVAKSKLHDVVIVDTAGRLGIDEELMAQAADIRSAVNPDEVLFVIDAMIGQDAVKTAEAFLDGVDFTGVVLSKLDGDSRGGAALSVAEVTGKPIMFASTGESMKDFEQFHPDRMADRILDMGDIMTLIEQAEKNFDEKETEKLKKKVESGEDFDLNDFLTQMAGLKKMGSMKKMLGMMPGMSQYKDQLANFDEREVDRVEAIVRSMTPQERSNPKILNGSRRARIAKGAGTTVTAVNQLMERFTQAQKMMRSMTRGGGGMPGMPGGGGMPQMPGMGGMPGAAGGKKKKPAGKKKGRKGGQSGNPAKRAQEAQALADKKAGKTQDPVGSAFGGVDLGADEEFDPANLPKGFGGIFPGGKK